A portion of the Microbulbifer agarilyticus genome contains these proteins:
- the dtd gene encoding D-aminoacyl-tRNA deacylase encodes MKGLIQRVKHAKVEVSSESVGAIDHGILLLLGVEASDTEDTADKLLHKVLHYRIFGDEQGKMNLNVQQAGGGLLVVSQFTLVADTAKGLRPSFSRGASPQQANELYEYFLRQARAKMADALPVAGGQFAADMQVSLCNDGPVTFLLEV; translated from the coding sequence ATGAAGGGCCTGATTCAACGGGTAAAACACGCGAAAGTGGAAGTCAGTAGTGAATCTGTCGGCGCCATCGATCACGGCATCCTGCTGCTTTTGGGTGTGGAAGCCAGTGATACTGAGGATACCGCGGACAAGCTCCTGCACAAGGTATTGCACTATCGCATCTTCGGTGACGAGCAGGGCAAAATGAACCTCAATGTGCAGCAGGCGGGCGGTGGGCTATTGGTGGTGAGTCAGTTCACTCTCGTCGCGGATACCGCAAAGGGGCTGCGCCCCAGTTTCAGTCGCGGCGCCAGCCCGCAACAGGCCAACGAACTGTATGAATACTTCCTGCGGCAGGCTCGAGCGAAAATGGCCGATGCGCTTCCGGTGGCGGGCGGTCAGTTCGCCGCCGACATGCAGGTATCGCTGTGCAATGACGGTCCGGTGACTTTCTTGCTCGAGGTCTGA
- a CDS encoding aminopeptidase produces the protein MDDSHIKTFSLTINLAGLFREARIWRRFSRLSSLLVALSTAMLLAGCETVHFYSQAATGQLKILAGREPIDRLLRDEETDPKLRRQLEWVQSIRAYAAGELHLPVGSAYSEFTQLEQEYALWNLVAAPEFSLSPKRWCYPIAGCASYRGYFNKRDAQVQEQRLQAQGYDVYLGPVPAYSTLGWFDDPVLSSFVDWKPDRLASLLFHELAHRRLYIGGDTQFNESFATAVSRIALPDWRRRNGIPAPKVANVEQARRVNGLMVSARRQLQALYASDLSAPEKRQRKTQTLQRLRYCYRKESEGWTQDEKFTQMIEKTNNATLALVSEYQSQVPAFVQLYRDSGSDWEAFYRAVEQLGALPKPERKARLDALTKRILGSTAAQTSSKKVTGPSLHSDTCMSAAN, from the coding sequence ATGGACGACTCCCACATAAAAACCTTTTCTCTCACCATAAACCTAGCCGGTTTGTTCCGCGAGGCGCGTATTTGGCGTCGCTTCTCGCGGCTGTCGTCGTTGCTGGTGGCACTCTCAACAGCAATGCTGTTGGCCGGTTGTGAAACGGTGCATTTTTATTCTCAGGCCGCCACCGGCCAGCTCAAAATCCTCGCCGGGCGCGAACCCATTGATCGCCTGCTGCGCGATGAAGAAACCGACCCCAAACTGCGTCGCCAGCTCGAATGGGTGCAATCGATACGCGCTTACGCCGCAGGTGAGCTGCATTTGCCGGTCGGCTCCGCTTACAGCGAATTTACTCAATTGGAGCAGGAGTACGCGCTGTGGAACCTCGTGGCAGCGCCGGAATTCTCCCTGTCGCCCAAGCGCTGGTGTTACCCCATCGCCGGCTGTGCCAGTTACCGCGGTTATTTCAATAAGCGTGATGCCCAGGTTCAGGAACAGCGTTTGCAGGCGCAGGGTTACGACGTGTATCTGGGCCCGGTGCCCGCCTACAGCACCCTGGGCTGGTTTGATGACCCCGTGTTATCGAGCTTTGTGGATTGGAAGCCGGACCGCCTCGCCAGCCTGCTGTTTCACGAGCTGGCGCACCGGCGCTTGTATATCGGCGGTGATACTCAATTCAATGAAAGTTTTGCCACCGCGGTTTCACGCATCGCGCTGCCGGACTGGCGGCGCCGCAATGGCATTCCTGCGCCCAAGGTCGCCAATGTAGAGCAGGCGCGACGGGTAAATGGCCTGATGGTGAGCGCGCGCCGGCAGTTACAGGCACTGTACGCATCGGATTTGAGTGCACCGGAGAAGCGCCAGCGCAAGACGCAAACCCTACAGCGTTTGCGTTACTGCTACCGCAAGGAATCGGAAGGCTGGACTCAGGACGAAAAGTTCACCCAGATGATCGAGAAAACCAATAACGCGACCCTGGCGCTGGTCAGCGAGTACCAGTCCCAAGTCCCAGCATTTGTGCAGCTATACCGGGATAGCGGCAGTGACTGGGAAGCGTTTTATCGGGCTGTGGAACAATTAGGTGCGCTGCCCAAGCCCGAGCGCAAGGCGCGCCTGGACGCGTTGACCAAGCGCATTCTCGGCTCGACTGCAGCTCAGACCTCGAGCAAGAAAGTCACCGGACCGTCATTGCACAGCGATACCTGCATGTCGGCGGCGAACTGA
- a CDS encoding esterase/lipase family protein — protein MTKRAVRRAGVIFGAVVSLILSLLMSISTAAQQAPSPSPCAILLHGITKDSSSMTDIENALRDAGFYTVNLDYPSKKHPIETLAEMTVPRGLQACKKAGAAPVYFVAHSMGSLLLRQYFDQRDASVIERAVMLGPPNQGSRLGNFLSCIPIIKDVNGPAGNQMGIDERSLPSRLGPVRFPLGVIAGTRSFNPLFSAIIDGNDDGIVGVPSTYVEGTCARVTYPLTHNGLTGSQQAIDQVVSYLTDGRFVGEEVEYFGCGP, from the coding sequence ATGACGAAACGGGCAGTGCGGCGTGCAGGCGTGATTTTTGGCGCGGTCGTTTCGCTCATCCTGTCGCTACTCATGTCGATCTCCACGGCAGCGCAGCAGGCACCTTCTCCGTCCCCATGCGCCATTCTCCTGCATGGTATTACCAAAGATTCCTCGTCGATGACGGACATCGAAAACGCCCTGCGCGATGCTGGCTTTTACACCGTCAATCTCGACTACCCGTCAAAAAAACACCCCATTGAAACCCTCGCCGAAATGACCGTCCCCCGTGGCCTGCAGGCGTGCAAAAAAGCAGGCGCAGCGCCGGTGTATTTCGTTGCCCACTCCATGGGCAGCCTGTTGTTGCGGCAGTATTTTGATCAGCGCGATGCCAGTGTTATCGAGCGCGCGGTGATGCTTGGCCCGCCCAATCAGGGTAGTCGCCTGGGGAATTTCCTCTCGTGTATTCCCATCATCAAGGATGTTAACGGCCCCGCGGGCAATCAGATGGGCATCGATGAGCGCAGCCTGCCCAGTCGCCTCGGCCCAGTGCGCTTCCCGTTGGGGGTTATCGCCGGCACGCGCTCGTTCAATCCGTTGTTCTCTGCAATTATCGACGGCAATGACGATGGCATTGTGGGTGTGCCGAGTACCTATGTAGAGGGCACTTGTGCGCGCGTCACCTATCCGTTAACCCATAACGGTTTGACGGGTAGTCAGCAGGCCATTGATCAGGTGGTGAGTTACCTTACAGACGGCCGATTTGTCGGCGAGGAAGTGGAGTACTTCGGCTGTGGTCCGTGA
- the tatC gene encoding twin-arginine translocase subunit TatC yields the protein MSEKDQPFIEHLIEMRDRLLKTLLVVVAIFACMVPFANDIYNFVADPLQARLTEGAGMIATEVTSPFLTPFKTTFVLAFFVAIPFVLYQFWAFIAPGMYKHEKRLIAPLMISSIFLFYAGMAFAYFVVFPLIFEFFISSAHADIKVLPDIRSYLDLALKLFFAFGFAFEIPIATLLLIWSGAVTAKDLARKRPYVIVACFAMGMLLTPPDVISQTLLAVPMWILFEVGIFFGRWVKRGKPEEIEAQ from the coding sequence ATGAGTGAGAAAGACCAGCCGTTTATCGAGCACTTGATTGAGATGCGCGACCGCCTGCTGAAAACACTGCTGGTGGTGGTGGCGATATTTGCCTGCATGGTGCCCTTCGCTAACGATATCTATAACTTCGTTGCGGATCCGCTGCAGGCGCGTCTTACCGAAGGTGCGGGTATGATTGCCACCGAGGTGACCTCACCCTTTCTGACGCCGTTTAAAACTACCTTCGTGTTGGCCTTCTTCGTGGCGATCCCTTTTGTGCTGTATCAGTTCTGGGCGTTTATCGCGCCCGGTATGTACAAGCATGAAAAGCGCCTGATCGCGCCGCTGATGATTTCCAGTATTTTCCTGTTTTATGCGGGGATGGCGTTTGCCTACTTCGTGGTGTTCCCGCTGATTTTCGAATTCTTTATCAGCTCGGCCCATGCGGATATCAAGGTATTACCGGATATCCGCAGTTACCTCGACCTGGCGCTGAAGCTGTTCTTCGCTTTTGGTTTCGCGTTCGAAATCCCGATCGCCACCCTGCTGCTGATCTGGAGTGGTGCGGTGACCGCGAAAGATCTGGCGCGTAAGCGTCCCTATGTGATTGTCGCCTGCTTTGCTATGGGCATGCTGCTGACCCCACCGGATGTGATCTCGCAGACCCTGCTTGCGGTGCCCATGTGGATCCTGTTTGAAGTCGGGATTTTCTTCGGCCGCTGGGTAAAACGCGGCAAACCCGAAGAAATAGAGGCCCAGTAA
- the tatB gene encoding Sec-independent protein translocase protein TatB, with protein sequence MFDIGFFELLLIAVVGLVVIGPERLPDAVRTTVRWWTQIKQTLGSAKEELEREVGADDIRRELHNERVLKELRESQQAMERTFSEAERKFEKDLKSVETQAQALKEDAAAHAQPAAVEAKPAPTEPSSPDPAADKLLQAEDYLPEEDKRALAEGNLDDDHLPEEEEDLEDPDYPEHLHDHGEPEHNPHHPDHFKHEEDAAWAEVDRLDPAEPAPSAEEASPQPHTDSPTESEDKRQ encoded by the coding sequence GTGTTTGATATCGGATTTTTTGAACTGCTGTTAATTGCGGTCGTGGGCTTGGTGGTGATCGGCCCCGAGCGTCTGCCCGATGCGGTGCGTACCACCGTGCGCTGGTGGACCCAGATCAAGCAAACCCTGGGCAGCGCCAAGGAGGAGCTCGAGCGTGAAGTGGGTGCCGATGATATTCGGCGCGAACTGCACAATGAGCGCGTGTTGAAAGAGTTGCGCGAAAGCCAACAGGCGATGGAGCGCACCTTTAGCGAAGCGGAACGCAAGTTCGAAAAAGATCTGAAATCGGTAGAAACCCAGGCGCAGGCACTGAAAGAAGATGCCGCCGCGCATGCGCAGCCGGCAGCGGTGGAGGCCAAACCGGCACCCACCGAACCCTCTTCGCCAGACCCCGCAGCAGACAAGTTGCTGCAGGCAGAGGATTACCTGCCGGAAGAAGACAAGCGCGCGCTCGCCGAAGGCAATCTCGACGACGACCATTTGCCGGAAGAAGAGGAAGATCTGGAAGATCCGGATTACCCTGAGCATTTGCACGATCACGGCGAGCCCGAACACAACCCGCACCACCCGGATCACTTTAAGCACGAAGAAGACGCGGCCTGGGCAGAAGTCGATCGCCTGGATCCGGCTGAGCCCGCACCGTCTGCCGAGGAGGCATCGCCTCAGCCGCATACTGACAGTCCCACCGAGTCGGAAGACAAACGTCAATGA
- the tatA gene encoding twin-arginine translocase TatA/TatE family subunit, with protein MGISWQQLLILLVIVLLIFGTKRLRNLGGDLGGAIKGFKKAMKEEDKKGEEDKDPELLEKDESSKPQQKTSTEEKQSQDK; from the coding sequence ATGGGTATTAGCTGGCAACAATTGCTGATCTTGCTGGTCATCGTCCTGCTGATTTTCGGCACCAAACGTCTGCGTAACCTCGGTGGCGACCTCGGTGGTGCCATAAAGGGCTTCAAAAAAGCCATGAAGGAAGAAGACAAAAAGGGCGAGGAAGACAAGGATCCGGAATTGCTGGAAAAAGACGAATCCAGCAAGCCGCAGCAGAAAACCTCTACCGAAGAAAAGCAGTCCCAGGACAAGTAA
- a CDS encoding phosphoribosyl-ATP diphosphatase, producing the protein MSNMLTQLDRVLRMRMQEADADSSYVASLHTKGLNKILEKVGEESTELVLAAKDAEGKGADSDEYQAMISETADLWFHSLVMLNHLGADSRAVLDELGRRFGLSGLEEKASRSQD; encoded by the coding sequence ATGAGTAATATGCTGACACAACTGGACCGGGTCCTGCGTATGCGCATGCAGGAAGCGGATGCCGACTCTTCCTATGTCGCTAGCCTGCACACCAAGGGCCTGAACAAGATTTTGGAGAAGGTGGGTGAAGAGTCCACCGAGCTGGTGCTTGCCGCCAAAGACGCCGAGGGCAAGGGCGCCGACAGCGACGAGTACCAGGCGATGATTTCGGAAACCGCCGATCTGTGGTTTCACTCCCTGGTGATGCTTAACCATCTGGGCGCGGACTCCCGCGCAGTACTGGATGAGCTGGGGCGTCGATTTGGCCTTTCCGGCCTCGAAGAAAAAGCGTCACGCAGCCAAGACTGA
- the hisI gene encoding phosphoribosyl-AMP cyclohydrolase, which translates to MSETDFTEAVSWNSDGLVPAIAQDFKTGRVLMMAWMNVESLRLTAEEGRAVYWSRSRGKLWRKGESSGHVQLVREMRLDCDGDTIVLLVEQLGGIACHTGRTSCFYQVLENGQWRIRQPVITDPKEIYAGEKKTAS; encoded by the coding sequence GTGAGTGAAACTGATTTCACAGAAGCAGTCAGCTGGAACAGCGACGGTCTGGTGCCTGCCATTGCGCAGGATTTTAAAACCGGCCGCGTGCTGATGATGGCTTGGATGAATGTCGAATCCCTGCGTCTAACCGCCGAGGAAGGGCGCGCGGTGTACTGGTCCCGCTCCCGCGGCAAGTTGTGGCGCAAGGGCGAGTCTTCCGGCCATGTACAGTTGGTGCGCGAGATGCGCCTCGATTGCGACGGCGACACTATTGTTCTGCTGGTAGAGCAGCTTGGTGGTATCGCCTGTCATACAGGGCGCACCAGCTGTTTCTATCAGGTACTGGAAAACGGCCAGTGGCGTATCCGCCAGCCGGTCATCACCGACCCGAAAGAGATCTACGCAGGGGAGAAGAAGACCGCGTCATGA
- the ubiB gene encoding ubiquinone biosynthesis regulatory protein kinase UbiB: MPLARSLTIARVFLRYRLNELVPAEYQPLWLRTLWAPYKLLPAGKAKNMTRGERLRCALEDLGPIYVKFGQLLSTRPDLLPPDMVLELNQLQDNVPPFPIDQCIDRIEASLGAPVDELFAEFDREPLASASVAQVHGARLKGENGEPGQSVVVKVLRPGINKVIQQDLQLLRYIARWIEHYLPDGPRMRPVEVVEDYRHTIEGELDLVREASNGSELKRNFANSPLLYVPEVYWDYTRENVLVLERIDGIPVTDLQQLRAQNTNMELLAERGVEIFFKQVFEHNFFHADMHPGNIFVSREHPDRPKYIAIDTAIVGSLTREDQYYMARNILAMFRRDYRMVAELHVQSGWVRRDTPINAFESAIRAVCEPIFEKPLGEISFARVLISLFQTARRFEMEVQPQLVLLQKTLLNIEGLGRQLYPQLDLWKTAHPFLERWMRERIHPKTIVGEIKRYGPEWLEKFPQLPQMAFSALEQGRELGPQLQQLSDQLAGSRQRGRTRYARMIVGGLLAAGAALVASPGLLAQIPAASWIMGAAALALLLWP, from the coding sequence GTGCCACTAGCGAGAAGCCTCACTATTGCGCGGGTGTTCCTGCGCTACCGACTGAATGAACTGGTGCCGGCGGAGTATCAGCCGTTGTGGCTGCGCACACTGTGGGCGCCTTACAAGCTGTTGCCCGCGGGCAAAGCGAAAAACATGACCCGCGGCGAACGCCTGCGTTGCGCGCTGGAAGACCTCGGGCCTATTTATGTGAAGTTTGGCCAGTTGCTGTCCACGCGCCCGGATCTGCTGCCGCCGGACATGGTGCTGGAGCTGAACCAGCTGCAGGACAATGTGCCGCCGTTTCCCATCGACCAGTGTATCGATCGCATCGAGGCGTCGCTGGGTGCACCGGTGGATGAATTGTTTGCCGAGTTCGATCGCGAACCGCTGGCGTCCGCCTCGGTGGCGCAGGTACACGGTGCGCGCCTGAAAGGTGAAAACGGCGAGCCCGGCCAATCGGTAGTGGTGAAGGTGCTGCGCCCTGGCATTAATAAGGTGATACAGCAGGACCTGCAGCTGCTGCGCTATATCGCCCGCTGGATCGAGCACTATTTACCGGACGGCCCGCGCATGCGCCCGGTGGAGGTGGTGGAGGATTATCGCCACACCATCGAGGGTGAGCTGGATCTGGTGCGCGAGGCCTCCAACGGTTCCGAGCTCAAGCGCAACTTCGCCAATTCGCCGCTGCTGTATGTACCGGAAGTCTACTGGGACTACACCCGCGAGAACGTGTTGGTGCTGGAACGCATCGATGGCATTCCGGTAACCGACCTGCAACAGCTGCGCGCGCAAAACACCAATATGGAACTGCTGGCCGAGCGCGGTGTGGAGATCTTCTTCAAGCAGGTGTTCGAGCACAACTTCTTCCACGCCGATATGCACCCGGGCAACATCTTTGTGTCCCGCGAACATCCGGATCGCCCCAAGTACATCGCCATCGATACCGCCATCGTCGGCAGCCTGACGCGCGAAGATCAGTACTACATGGCGCGCAACATCCTCGCCATGTTCCGCCGCGACTACCGCATGGTCGCCGAATTGCATGTGCAGAGCGGCTGGGTGCGCCGGGATACGCCGATCAACGCCTTCGAGTCCGCGATTCGCGCAGTGTGCGAGCCGATCTTTGAAAAGCCCCTGGGGGAAATCTCTTTTGCACGCGTATTAATCAGTTTGTTCCAGACTGCGCGGCGTTTTGAGATGGAAGTTCAGCCTCAGCTGGTACTTTTGCAGAAAACCTTGCTCAATATAGAAGGATTAGGGCGACAGCTTTATCCTCAGCTGGATCTGTGGAAGACTGCCCATCCGTTTCTTGAGCGGTGGATGCGCGAGCGCATTCATCCCAAGACGATTGTCGGCGAAATTAAGCGATATGGGCCGGAATGGCTGGAAAAATTCCCGCAACTTCCGCAAATGGCGTTTTCCGCCCTGGAACAGGGGCGCGAACTGGGCCCCCAGCTGCAGCAGCTGAGTGACCAGCTGGCGGGCAGCCGCCAGCGGGGGCGTACCCGTTATGCGCGGATGATTGTTGGTGGCTTGCTGGCGGCGGGCGCCGCTCTGGTGGCGTCACCGGGGTTACTGGCGCAGATACCGGCGGCCAGTTGGATTATGGGTGCGGCAGCGCTGGCGCTGCTACTGTGGCCCTGA
- a CDS encoding ubiquinone biosynthesis accessory factor UbiJ yields MTDPTFRAGFDATLETAINTALRYDPGSRARLGKLAGKVLGVNLTAPAMSLFLVIDDEGEGGYIEVHSRWDGEVTTELSGSALAFIQLLRNRDATPAKLGVTVRGSSALLAELQSTLRELDIDWEEPVSKLIGDSPAHQLGTGVRMAASWLRDALGTAPKATAEAVSEEWRMTPPQAQFEAFAEDVAEFSHGVDRLEARLAILQRKFAAQVKAASGKPGQEKR; encoded by the coding sequence ATGACCGATCCCACCTTCCGCGCCGGTTTTGACGCCACACTGGAAACCGCCATCAACACCGCCCTGCGTTACGACCCGGGCAGTCGCGCACGCCTCGGCAAACTGGCGGGCAAGGTGCTGGGGGTGAATCTCACCGCGCCGGCCATGTCCCTGTTCCTGGTTATCGACGACGAGGGTGAAGGCGGCTATATCGAGGTGCACAGCCGCTGGGACGGCGAGGTAACCACCGAGCTGTCTGGTTCCGCCCTGGCATTTATCCAGTTGCTGAGAAACCGCGATGCCACGCCGGCCAAGCTGGGGGTGACGGTGCGCGGTTCCAGTGCACTGCTGGCAGAGCTGCAGTCGACCCTGCGCGAGCTGGATATCGACTGGGAAGAACCTGTCTCCAAGTTAATTGGCGATTCGCCGGCCCATCAGCTGGGCACCGGCGTGCGCATGGCGGCGAGCTGGCTGAGAGACGCGCTCGGCACCGCACCGAAAGCAACCGCGGAAGCGGTGAGTGAAGAGTGGCGCATGACACCGCCGCAGGCGCAGTTCGAAGCCTTCGCCGAGGATGTGGCCGAATTTTCCCACGGTGTGGATCGCCTGGAAGCGCGCCTGGCGATTTTGCAGCGCAAGTTTGCGGCACAGGTAAAGGCCGCCAGCGGCAAGCCCGGCCAGGAGAAGCGTTGA
- the ubiE gene encoding bifunctional demethylmenaquinone methyltransferase/2-methoxy-6-polyprenyl-1,4-benzoquinol methylase UbiE, which yields MTERKTTHFGYQQVPVEEKAGRVADVFHSVAARYDVMNDLMSGGVHRLWKRFTIELSAARPGQTILDIAGGTGDLTARFSRIVGPTGKVVLADINASMLKVGRDRLLDRGIAGNVETVQADAQYLPFPDNTFDCITIAFGLRNVTDKDLALRSMLRVLKPGGRLLVLEFSKPESKLLEKVYDQYSFRLLPFMGKLVADDADSYRYLAESIRMHPDQETLKGMMGDAGFVDCEFHNMTGGIVALHKGIKP from the coding sequence ATGACCGAACGCAAGACGACCCATTTTGGCTACCAGCAGGTTCCGGTGGAGGAAAAGGCGGGACGAGTGGCAGATGTATTCCACTCGGTAGCGGCCCGCTACGACGTGATGAACGACCTGATGTCGGGTGGCGTCCACCGCCTGTGGAAGCGTTTCACGATTGAGCTTTCTGCGGCGCGCCCGGGCCAGACAATTCTGGATATTGCCGGCGGTACCGGTGACCTGACCGCGCGCTTTTCCCGCATCGTTGGCCCTACCGGCAAGGTGGTGTTGGCGGATATCAATGCGTCCATGTTGAAGGTCGGCCGCGATCGCCTGCTGGACCGCGGCATTGCCGGCAATGTGGAGACGGTACAGGCGGACGCCCAGTACCTGCCCTTCCCCGACAACACGTTTGATTGCATTACCATCGCGTTCGGCCTGCGCAACGTGACGGATAAAGACCTGGCGCTGCGCTCCATGTTGCGTGTGCTGAAACCCGGTGGGCGCCTGCTGGTGCTGGAGTTCTCCAAGCCGGAGTCGAAGCTGCTGGAAAAGGTCTACGATCAGTATTCTTTCCGCCTGCTGCCGTTTATGGGCAAGCTGGTGGCGGACGATGCCGATAGCTATCGTTACCTGGCCGAGAGCATTCGAATGCACCCGGACCAGGAGACCCTCAAAGGCATGATGGGCGATGCCGGCTTTGTGGATTGCGAATTCCACAATATGACCGGTGGCATCGTGGCTTTGCACAAGGGCATCAAACCCTGA
- a CDS encoding CHAD domain-containing protein codes for MSFQLHSKHPLAPAIRAVARTQVHAAIACCQAAEDGHAIHCVRKHGKKLRALLRLIRYANTTTESLYHTENARYRNINTALGACRESASLYLALDTQLHAERFPQTAAYLKGRLDNGDTERLLEQAEKSLQQALIKIDGWHFQGASWDDIELGYCKSYRRAFKAMGHAFALNTDERFHSLRKRVKDQWYQSRLLEEHYPETIGARTRGLQQLASALGDWRDLRLLCQHLARYGDDAPEMANEQRALLKQAKKRLGQLRNEIEQLCRQLFPQAHWAFA; via the coding sequence ATGTCTTTTCAATTGCACAGCAAGCACCCACTAGCCCCGGCGATCCGCGCCGTCGCCCGCACGCAGGTGCATGCAGCCATCGCCTGCTGCCAGGCGGCGGAAGACGGGCACGCCATCCACTGTGTACGCAAACACGGCAAAAAATTGCGCGCCCTGTTGCGCCTTATCCGCTACGCCAACACCACAACCGAGAGCCTGTATCACACCGAGAATGCGCGTTATCGCAATATTAATACGGCACTCGGTGCCTGCCGCGAAAGCGCGTCGCTATATCTCGCCCTCGACACACAATTGCACGCCGAGCGTTTCCCGCAAACGGCGGCGTACCTGAAAGGTCGACTGGACAACGGGGACACAGAGAGGCTGCTGGAGCAGGCCGAAAAATCGTTGCAACAAGCGCTGATAAAAATTGATGGCTGGCACTTTCAGGGCGCCAGCTGGGACGATATTGAATTGGGCTACTGCAAAAGCTACCGGCGGGCATTCAAGGCCATGGGTCATGCCTTTGCATTGAACACAGATGAGCGGTTCCACTCTCTGCGCAAACGCGTCAAAGACCAGTGGTACCAGAGCCGCCTGCTGGAAGAACACTACCCGGAAACCATCGGCGCGCGCACCCGTGGCCTGCAACAGCTGGCCAGTGCCCTGGGCGACTGGCGTGACCTGCGGCTACTCTGCCAGCACCTTGCGCGCTACGGAGATGACGCCCCCGAAATGGCGAACGAACAGCGCGCACTACTGAAACAAGCTAAAAAAAGACTGGGGCAGCTGCGCAACGAAATTGAGCAGCTGTGTCGACAACTGTTCCCGCAAGCACACTGGGCGTTTGCTTAG